CCTTCTTGACCAGTTGTCCTTCCTTGACCAGCAGCTTGGTGAGAATGCCGTCGATCTGCGGACGGATCACCACGCTGTGCAGCGACAGTACCGTGCCGATGCCGCTGGCAAAGCGCGGCACATCCTTTTCGACCACGCTCACGACTCTTACCGGTACGGCGCTCGCAGCACTGGGTTTGGTGGCGACGGGCTTCATCGAGAACCACAGGACCAGCGCCCCCAAGGCGACCAACAGTGCGACGAGCAGGAACGTTTTTTTCTGAATGTGCATGGATGCGAAGAGCCGGTTCGGGACGGTGGGATTTCTATCTGTCTTATATAGCGTTGCGAGGCGGTCAGGAAGGTGACGGCTAGCTGTCAGAGCTGTCAGTTTCGTCCCGGTTTTCCGTCAGACGGAACTCCCCCCTTGCATCTGCTCCGTGGCACCGCGATTTCGTGCAGGTATACTGCTGCGTTTCGCGGCTCGGTTACCGAGCCACGCATACTCAATTGTGGCGAGGGAGCTTGCTCCCGCTTGAGTGCGAAGCGCTCACAGAAATGGGCCCGCTTCGCAGCCCAGCGGGAGCAAGCTCCCTCGCCACGGTTTGTTGTCCCACTCAAGTGAATAACTCAAATGACTTCCCCAATACCATCGCCCGCGGACGAACGCTTGCCCGGCGAATCGTCTGGCCAGACGGACAGCGATGTTGCCAACGCCGACGACAGCAAGGCGGCGATCCCGGCCTTCAAGTTCCCGTTCAAGCCCGGTGAACTGTCGGCGGCCAAAGGTGCCGGGCAACAGCCCTGGTACAAGAACGGCGCCAAGAACGGCCACACCAAGACTCCGGGTGCCGCGCCGCCCGGTACCCGTCGTTCGATGGGCAAGCGCTGAGATCGTCCTCCGTACGCGGTCGCGGATTCAGTTCGCGACCCGTGCCCCGGTCAGGCTTCCACTCAATTCATAAGCCGTCAGTTCGGCCTGGTGCGCCGCGAGGATTTCCGGCAACGAGCCTCGCAGGTACTCGACCCACGTCTTGATCTTCGCATCCAGGTATTGGCGCGATGGGTAGATGGCGTAGAGGTTCAGCTCCTGGGAGCGATAGTTGGGCATGACCCGCACCAGCGTGCCGTTGCGCAAGCCTTCGATGGCGGCATACACCGGCAACACCCCCACACCCATGCCGCTGGTGATCGCGGTTTTCATCGCATCGGCGGAGTTCACCAGGAACGGTGAGCTGTTGATGGTGACCATCTCCTGGCCTTCCGGGCCGTCGAACACCCATTTCTCCAACGGAATGACCGGACTGACCAGGCGCAGGCAGGCGTGGTTGAGCAGGTCGCTGGGTTTCTGCGGGCAGCCGCTGGCTTTCACATAGCCAGGCGATGCGCAGACGATGCTGTAGGTGATCCCCAGGCGCTGGGACACGAAGCCCGAATCCGGCAGTTCGCTGGCGAGCACGATGGAAACGTCGTAGCCCTCGTCGAGGATGTCCGGCACGCGGTTGGCCAGGGTCAGGTCGAAGGTCACGTCCGGATGGGTCTTGCGATACCGGGCGATGGCGTCGATGACGAAGTGCTGGCCGATGCCGGTCATGGTGTGGACCTTCAACTGCCCGGCCGGGCGCGCGTGGGCGTCGCTGGCCTCGGCTTCCGCTTCTTCGACATACGCCAGGATCTGTTCGCAACGCAGCAGGTAGCGTTTGCCGGCCTCGGTCAGGGCGATGCGCCGGGTCGTGCGGTTGAGCAGGCGGGTTTGCAGGTGAGCTTCCAGGTTGGAAACCGCGCGCGAGACATTGGCTGTAGTGGTATCGAGCTGCGCGGCGGCAGCGGTGAAGCTTCCGGCTTCGGCAACACAGCTGAACGCGCGCATGTTTTGCAAGGTGTCCATGGAGGGCTCTCTTGGAAGGTGGCAAATTGTGACATGAAGTTACAGCGCTACGGGACCCCGACTAATGGATTATCGCGTTAACGGTAACAAAGATTCGCAGAAAGGTCGGCTTATCGCCGTTGGGGTCGGTCCCTAGAATTGCTGCCACTGCAGGATCGGTCTGGCTTCAGAGGACCTGTGGGAGCGAGCTTGCTCGCGATGAGGCCTTCACTGACGACACGTGAGGTGAATGCCAGGACGCCATCGCGAGCAAGCTCGCTCCCACAGGTTTGCCGTCATCCGCAGACCGTCGTCATGCCCTTTATTTTTCAGGAATTTAGCGCCAGTGCCGCGTTGCATCAGCAGAGAGCTGAAGACTCTCAGTGTTTGGGTTTTGACGTTGACCATCAGCGGTTGCATCGGCACGGGGGGGATTGCAGCGCAAGGCGAGGCATTGTCGCCCAACCAATTGGCAACCGACGAAGCGATTCGCGAGGCCGCCCGCGACGCCCATTGGCCGAGCCGCCAGTGGTGGAAAGCCTATGGCGATCCGCAACTCGATCGCTGGATCGAGCAGGCCGTGCAAGACAGCCCGAGCCTGGCCATGGCCACCGCCCGGGTGCGGCAGGCCAGGGCCATGGCCGGTGTCGCCGAGGCGGCCGAGTCGTTGCAGATCAATGGCGAGGCAACCCTCAAGCGCCACAACTGGCCGACCGATCAGTTCTACGGCCCGGGCGAGTTGGCCAATACCACCACCTGGGACAACAACGCCGGCCTGGGCCTGAGCTACGCCCTGGACCTGTGGGGCCGCGAGCGCAACGCCAGCGAGCAGGCTGTCGACCTGGCCCATGTCAGCGCTGCCGAGGCGCGGCAGGCGCAGCTGGAATTGCAGAACAACATCGTGCGCGCCTATATCCAGTTTTCGCTGCACTACGCCCAGCGCGATATCGTTGCCGCGACGCTCCGTCAACAGGAGCAGATTCTCGAACTGGCGCAGAAGCGCCTGGACGGTGGCATCGGCACCCACTTCGAGGTCAGCCAGGCCCAGGCGCCGCTGCCCGAAACCCATCGTCAACTCGACGCCCTTGATGAAGCGATTGCCTTGAGCCGCAACCAATTGGCTGCGCTGGCGGGCAAGGGGCCGGGCGACGGCGCGGGCCTGCAACGTCCCACCCTGGCGTTGGGAACCCCATTGAAATTGCCGTCCGCGTTGCCCGCCGAACTGCTCGGCCAGCGCCCGGATGTAGTGGCCGGACGTTGGCAGGTGGCGGCCCAGGCCCGGGGCATCGATGTCGCCCGGGCCGGTTTCTATCCCAACGTCGACCTGGTGGGCAGCCTGGGCTACATGGCCACCGGCGGCGGGGCGCTGGAGTTCCTGACCGGCAAGAAACTCACCTACAACGTCGGCCCGGCGATCTCGCTGCCGATCTTCGATGGCGGGCGCCTGCGTTCGCAGTTGGGCGAGGCGGCCGCCGGTTACGACATCGCCGTGGCCCATTACAACCAGACGTTGGTGACCGCGCTCAAGAGCATTTCCGACCAGTTGATCCGCCGCGAGTCGATGGACAAACAACAGGCTTTCGCCGCCGAGTCCGTCGCCGCTGCCCAGCGCACCTATGACATTGCAATGGTTGCTTTCCAGCGCGGGCTGACCGACTACCTCAATGTGCTCAACGCCCAGAGCCTGTTGTTCAAGCAACAACAGGTGCAACAACAGGTGGAAGCGGCGCGCCTGAGCGCCCATGCCGATCTCGTGACGGCGTTGGGGGGCGGGCTGGAGGCTGGCAACGATACCGCTGACTTGAGCCATGCCCCGTGGCGAGGGAGCTTGCTCCCGCTGGACTGCGCAGCAGTCCCTTCAGGTGGGTGCTGCGCACCCAAGCGGGAGCAAGCTCCCTCGCCACGATGCTGAGTATCCTTGCGTGACGTATCTACTCTGGCTGTATCGCCTCGAATGGCGCCGTGGTTTCTTTGATTGGGCCCGCAGCGATGGCGTGACCTGGGTCTATATCTTCAAGGTCTTGCTGGCCGCATTCCTGACGTTGTGGCTGGCGATGCGCCTGGAATTGCCCCAGCCGCGTACGGCGATGATCACCGTGTTCATCGTCATGCAACCCCAGAGCGGCCAGGTTTTCGCCAAGAGCTTTTATCGCTTGCTCGGCACCTTGGCCGGCTCGGCGGTGATGGTTGCGTTGATCGCCTTGTTCGCCCAGAACACCGAGCTGTTCCTCGGCTGCCTGGCGATCTGGGTCGGCATCTGTTCGGCGGGAGCGGCGCGTTATCGCAACTTCCGGGCCTATGGTTTCGTGCTGGCCGGCTACACCGCAGCGATGATCGGCCTTCCGGCCTTGGCCCATCCGGAAGGGGCCTTCATGGCGGCCGTGTGGCGGGTGCTGGAAATTTCCCTGGGGATTCTCTGTGCCACCGCCGTCAGTGCCGCGATCCTGCCGCAAACCGCCAGTGCCGCCATGCGCAATGCGCTCTACCAGCGCTTTGGTGTGTTCGCCCTGTTCGTCACCGATGGCTTGCGCGGGCGCAGCCAACCGGAGGCATTCGAGGCGCGCAACGTGGGGTTCATCGCCGAGGCGGTAGGGCTGGAGGGCTTGCGCAGCGTGACCGTGTTCGAAGACCCGCACATGCGCCGGCGCAACGGTCGGCTCAGTCGCTTGAACAGCGAGTTCATGAGCCTGACCACGCGTTTCAACGCCTTGCACCAGTTGCTCGAACGGTTGCGCACCGGCGCGGCGGACTCGGTGGTGAGCGCCATCAAGCCCGGATTGCAGAACCTGGCCGAACTGCTGGATGGCTTCAGCGCAAGGGCCTTGACCGATGCCGATGCGGCACGGCTGGCAGCGGCGTTGGCTGATTACAAGGCCGACTTGCCGGCCCAGGTGCGCCGATTGCGGGCGCAATTCCAGGAGACGGAACCCAGTGACGCGCAGCAACTGGATTTCCACACCGCTTATGAGCTGCTGTATCGCTTTGTCGAGGACCTGCATGGCTACGCCCAGACCCATGCTTCCCTGGCCGAGCATCGCCATGAACGGGAACGTTGGGATGAGCCGTTCGTGTCGCAGACCAACGGCCTGGCGGCCGCCGCTTCCGGTTTTCGCGCAGCCTTCATCCTGCTGGTGCTGGGCAGCTATTGGGTCGCCACGGCCTGGCCGAGCGGCGCGACCATGACGATGATCGCCGCCGCCACCGTCGGGCTGTCCGCGGCTACGCCGAACCCCAAGCGCATGGCATTCCAGATGGCCTGCGGCACATTGGTCGGGGCATTGGTCGGCTTCGTCGAGATGTTTTTCGTCTTTCCCCTGATCGACGGTTTCCCCTTGCTCTGCGTAATGTTGGCGCCGGTGATCATGCTGGGTTCGTTTCTCAGTTCTCGACCGCAGCATGCCGGGGTCGGGCTGGGTCTGCTGATTTTTTTCAGCACCGGTTCCGTGCCGGACAACCTGGCGGTCTACAACCCCTACACCTTCATCAACGATTACATTGCAATGATCCTCGGCATGCTGGTGTGCGCCGCCGCTGGCGCGATCATCCTGCCGCCCAACAGCCGCTGGATGTGGCGCCGGCTCGAACAGGACCTGCGCGAACAAGTGGTGTTCGCCATCAGCGGCAAGCTCAAGGGCTTGGCCTCGGGTTTCGAGAGCAGCAGCCGGGACTTGCTGCACCAGGCCTATGGGCTGGCGGCGGGGCAGCCCCGGGTGCAACGGAATTTGCTGCGCTGGATGTTCGTAGTGCTGGAAATCGGCCACGCGATCATCGAGTTGCGCAAGGAGCAGGCGACGCTGCCGGTGCATCCGGCCTATGCCGAAAGCCAGCCATGGCGCCAGGCGATCCGAGTGATGGGACGCGCGCTGGTGCGGCTGTTCCGCCAACCGAGCCAGAGCAATCTGGAGCGCGCACTCGTGGCGGTGGACCACGCCATTGGCCGCGTGCAGGCCACTGACGAGCCTTTCGCCCCGCACTTCGATACCTCGGCCCTGCGTCGGGTGAAAAGCTACCTGCACTTCATCCGCACCTCGCTGCTTGACCCGCAATCGCCCTTGGCGGCTTACACCACGCCGCCTCCCCAGGAACTTGAACATGCCCCGTGAAATCGCCTTCCACGGCGTTTACATGCCCACCATGACCCTGATGTTTTTCATCGCCGCCGGCCTGGCCTGGGCGTTGGATCGTTTCCTCTCGGGGTTGGACCTGTACCGTTTTTTCTGGCACCCGGCGCTGCTGCGCCTGAGCCTGTTCACCTGCCTGTTCGGCGCACTGGCGCTGACGGTCTACCGTTGAGATCGACACAATGAAAAAGCTTTTCAGCCTGCTGGCGACGTTGCTGGTGCTGGCCTTGGCACTGTGGATCGGCCGTACGCTATGGGTGCATTACATGAACACACCCTGGACCCGCGATGGGCGGGTGCGGGCCGACATCATCAATGTCGCCGCCGACGTCAGCGGCGAGGTGGTCGAGGTGCCGGTGCGCGACAACCAGTTGGTGAAAAAGGGCGACTTGCTGATGCGCATCGACCCCGAGCATTACCGCATCGCCGTGAAACAAGCGCGTTCACTGGTGGCGTCGCGCAAGGCCACCTGGGAAATGCGCAAGGTCAATGCGCACCGACGTGCCGACCTGGACAGCCTGGTGATTTCCCGGGAAAACCGTGACGACGCCAGCAACATCGCCGACTCGGCCCTGGCCGATTACCAGCAGGCCCAGGCGCAACTGGAGGCGGCCGAACTGAACCTGGCCCGCACCGAGGTTCGCGCGGCGGTGGACGGCTACGTCACTAACCTCAACGTGCACCGTGGCGACTATGCGCGCATGGGCGAGGCGAAAATGGCGGTGGTGGACATGAATTCGTTCTGGGTCTACGGCTTCTTCGAAGAAACCAAGTTGCCCAAGGTGCGGGTAGGCGATTCGGCGCAGTTGCAACTGATGAGCGGTGAGGTGCTCAAGGGCCATGTGGAAAGTATTTCCCGAGGGATCTACGACCGCGACAACCCCGAGAGCCGCGAGTTGATCGCCGACGTGAACCCGACGTTCAACTGGGTACGCCTGGCCCAGCGGGTGCCGGTGCGCATTCATTTGGATGAGGTGCCGGATGGCGTGCTGCTGGCGGCGGGGATGACCTGTACGGTGGTGGTCGAGCCGCCCGTTGGGCGCTGAGGCCCTTCGAATGTAGTACATATTTACCACCTTGCCTCTCCCAGGCCCGTTCAAGCTGGCGTCCTCGACTGAAGGAACTCTCGATGACCCAGCTGACTCACCACCACTTTATTCGCCAGCAACTGCCCCGTTGGCTGCTGGATGCGAACCAGAGCGAACAGGCAAGGCTGCTACAGGCCGCCTTGGACTTGGCCGAGGCCGCGCATCGCTTCAATGTGACAAATGCGGTTATCCCGTCATTGCGCGACTTTGCGCTGTCTCGTATACAAGCCCACATGGATCGCCTTTTCGGCACGCGCATTGACCTGGAGCGCTCTCGACTGATCAGGCATTTTCGGGATGATTGCGCGACTTATCCGGTCCCTGGAGGCGGTCCCGCTACGCTGGTGTGCAAGCCACATCTCCCTGAAGAGCGATCATTGCTGGAACACGCGCTGATCAATTTCCCCCGTGCCGACACCGAGGCTCAGGCTTTCATCCGAGGCAGCCAATTCGAGCTTTATCCTGACCGCGCCAAGGCGTCTGTCGTGCAGATGAACGACTTCGCCGGTTTGTGTCGTGACCTGGATACCGGAGCCGCTTACGCTGCCGAGTTGCGACGCCAGATTCCGCAGCTTTCCCATGACGCAATCTCGTTGCCTGCCTTCGCGTCGGATTACATCCAGTTTCGGAAAACGCAGCTGCGACACGACGCCCTGCAAGCCCGCATGCAAGGGTTGCTGGATGTCACGGGTGAACGCATCCTGGCGGCTTTTGGCGTGCAGCTCGATGCCACCGTGAAGGTTCAGCCGCTGCCCGCGGCGTTCGCCAGCGGCCTTGAGCTGGGCGAACGCTGGCGGGCGGAGCATCGCATCGTCCTGCCTGGCGTGCGGGTCTTTTGGGGGGATCGGCAAATCGTGGGGCAGTGGGTGCCGATCGTGGTCCATATTCCGGACGATCCTGTCTCGCCCCTCAAGCAATACGCCAGTTCGGCAGCTTTCCAGGCTGATCTCGTCATGCGCCTGGGTGACCTTCGATATGCAGCGTTTTTTTCCCGACTGTTGCCGCTGCCTGACAGAAACTGGAGTGATCGGGTGCTGGTAGGCCTGCTGCGAAGAGGGGAGAAAAACCTGGTCGAGGTTCATGAACTGCGCGGAGATGTCTGGCAGGGCCTCTACCGTGAATGGCGTAGCGTCGTGTTGAGTAGCGCGTCGAGCCAGGCCCGTTCAGTGGCTCATATCGACGCCGGTGTACTGATCGGAGAAACCTGGATGTGGCTGGGCGCAGGGCTGCAATTTCTTGGCGGCATCAGCATGTTCCTGCCCGGTGTCGAGCCACTGGCCTGGGCGGGTGTTGCCCTGGGAATGGGGCAATTCATTCTGGATGTCTATGAAGGCGTCCATGCGCTCAACCTGGGGGAGAGGCTCGAGGCGATCCAACACCTGTTCAGCGCCGCAATGAGTGCCACGACGTTTGCGGTAGGCGCTTTCGGGGCCAATCATCTGTTGGGCGAGATGACCCCCGTGGTGACGAACGATGGCAGTGAGCGGCTTTGGCACGGTCGCACCCGGCCGAGCGCCAGCCTGCGCGTGCCGCCTGAATATTCGACCGCCGATCGATACGGCGTCTGGCGCGCTGCGGATGATGCCTGGGTGGACGTGGAAGGCGTTTTTTATGAGGTCGTTGGCGACGGACGCGATCTGCGCCTCAAACTGCCTCCGAACTACCGTGGTGTTGTACCGGCCCTTGAATGGGAACGTTCAACAGGGTGGCGTTGGGTGCATCGGGATCCCTTGGGCATGCAAGGCGCACGGCTGCTGCGGGAAATCGACCCGCAACTGCGAACGTTAGCGAACGCAAGCCTTGACGATGCCCAGCGACTGATCGGGATCAGCGATGATCGGCTGCGCTATCTCGCCGTGAATGGCGAGCCTCTGCCGGTGCACTTGCCCTACATGGCCCGACGTCTTGCAGCTCGGGCGCAAGTGTCGGATGCAGTGACCCGGCTACGTGCCAATCACCCCCTGCCACAAGTACCCCGGGGCGTGGTGCAATTGCTGACAGAGTTGCCGGGGTGGCCGGTCCGGCGTGCGTTCCGCTACATGGATGGACAAAACTCTTTCTTCAGATCAGGAGCAGGCCCCGAGCTGCACCTCGATGCTTCTGCATTTCACAGTGGGCAATGGCAAGAGCGGTTGCTCTTGCAGCTCGATGCCCGAGAGCAACGCGCTTTGTTGGGCGCCGAGACTCCGTGGGAAAGCCCTGCTGTCACCTACCGACGCTTCGCCAACCTGTTGGCTGATAGCCTTGAAAACGATGGCTACCGCCTGGTGGAGAACTTCGCCAATCGCCCTGGGCAGCATCCGAACGTGGCGCTGTTGTGTCGAGACTTTCCGAGCTTGCCGGAGCCCGTGGCGGATGCTCTGCTGGCGGACATGACGATAGAAGAAGAACGCGGCTTGAGCATCGGCCGCGTGCCGCAGAGCCTGGCGCAGAGAACCGTCGAGGCGTTGCGTGAGCTACGTGTATCGCGGGCGTTGGAAGCCTTGCAAGCTGGCGTCTCGGGCAACGATCGGGACCGCTTGGTCATGAGCCTGCTTGCCCTTGAGCTGGCGAGGCTGGACGAGCCGGTACGGGTGCAATTGTTGCTTGAGGAGCGTTCTTTCGGTCCTCTGGAAGCGGGTGGAACCGGGCCGTTGAAAACCATTCGCCGCCGCGACGATCGCTATGAGCCCTTTGACGAGACAAATAACGAACTCGGCCCACCCACGAGCCTGGAAGATGCCTTGTTGCGGGCTTTGCCTGACTCGGCACGCCATCGCTTGGACCTGGACATTTGGGAACACGACAAGCTGCGCGGACAACTGTTGGACATTGCCTTGGGAAGTCGCGACCAGTTGCGCTCTGCATTGGGGATCCATGCATCGAAACCTGCCAATGTCCGTTTTCCGGAGCGAGTGGGCGAAACGCCGGGTTATCCGTTGAGTGGCCGAGGGGTTGCCTTTTGGCAGCGCGGGGCAACCCCACAGTCACGTCTTCAGTCGCTCTATCCGCACGCAGACATCAGCGTCCGGGTGATGGCCGAACTCCAGGAACGCAGCGCTCAGTCGGGCAGACCCCTTGACCTGCTGATCAATGAAAAAGAGGCCGAATGGAAAACCCTCGACGAAAGCTTGGAGGTATGGGAGCAAGCTGCGGACAAACACCATGCGGTGGAGCTTGACGATCCGGCGCAAAGGTCGGTGATTCGTCGAAAGGTAGGCAGGGCGCTGCGCCGCGGTTGGCGTCGGGAGACCCGCTTTACCGCCGGGGACAGCTCGGTGCTCGGTTTGGAAGTGGCGGCCGGCCCGATAGGGCGACTGCCGATTCTTACGGCTGATTTCAGCCATATTGAAATGCTCACGCTCCGTGGACTGGCGCTCAGTGACGTGCCTTCGGGTTTCTTGAGCCGTTTTCCCAGGGTCGTCGAATTGTCGCTGGTCCATAATCGCCTCACGCGCTGTCCCTCCGCCATCGCGGGCATGCCACGGCTGCGGTTCCTTTTCCTGGACGAAAACCCCCTTGTGTTCAATGACGAAGTATTCGCTTCCCTGCTGGGGCCCACGCCCCATGCCACGCTGGAGTGGTTGGAGCTTTCTGGCGTATCGGGTGTCACGGAGCTGGTGCCGGGCCGAATCGGCGCCCGAGCTATCGAGGCGCTGGGCGGATTGCCGCGGCTTAAACATTTGGTATGGAAGAACAACCCGGCGTTCACCCCCGAGCTGCTGCAAGCAATCGGCGGCCTGAGGCAATTGGAAAACCTGAGCCTGGGTGATAGCAGGTTGGTATTGGACGAGCAAAACAGCGCGTTCCTGGGGGAACTGAAGCGTCTGGTCGCGCTGGACCTGAGCGGCAATCGTGTGATCGGTTTGACGAGCCTGTCGGGATTGCCTCGACTGAAATTCGTGAACCTGGCTCGCACCCGACTCAAGGAAATTCCGGCGGCACTGATTCAATTGATCCAGCGCACGCCCGTGAGCCAGCTCTACCTGACGTTACTCGGCAATGCCATTACCCATGTCGATCCCATACTGTCCGTGTTGCCCCGAAACGAGGGGAACCGCAGATTGCTGGGCATCAACCTGGATGACAATCCGCTGCCGGTGAGCCAGATCTCCAGGCTGCGAGAGGCCAATTTTCGCTTTGCCTATACCCGCGATGCCTGGACCCGGGATGCGGGGTTGCGCAGGGAATTCGAAAAGCTGCGCGAAAACCCCTCCGCTTCAGCGTTTTTGGACTGGCTCAGTGACGAAATCACACGACTTGGAGAGGCGCAAAATAGCGGATTTCAGAGGAGTGGCGAGGATGCCGTCGGACGTCTTTTCAATCTAGGGGGGCGTATGGACGCGATGCGTCCGCGTATAACTAATCTTGACGAGCGACTCATGGCACTGCAGTCGCGTGTGTATTCGCGACTGGGCGCCAGCTTGCGCCATCAGCCATTCACATTGGCCGAATTGGAAACGCACATCTCCCTGTTCTTTGACTTTTGCATCGACTTGTGGAGCAACGCTCCTTTCACCCGATTCATTCAACGTCATTATTTGAATTGGGCGCGTGTACAACGGGCTCAGGAAGGATGGACCCGACAGGTATTAAATACCCACGCAACCGAGGCGCTTTTTACAGGATATCTATTACAAGACATGACGGAGGGAGCCCCGCTGTTTGAGACGCTTTCCTGGGCGCCTTACCTCAACGAAATGTCCCCCATTTGGCGCGCGTTCGAGGGGAAATGGGAAGGGATCTCCGAAAGCCTGGATGACATAGCTTTCAGGGGAACTTTGAATACATCCCAGTGGCCGGAGGAACTACTCGACAAAATGACCCATCCCCCCCAGGCTCAGCCCCATCTGGAGCCGGTAGAAGGGGTCGCTTGGGGAACTGACGGCATTGAACTCAATTCTGAACAAGTACGTCGGACGTGGTTGATCATTAAACACATCCAGACCATTGAAGCGATACAGGCCTCAACCCAGGCTACCCAGACGTTGGTGACAAACTGGTGGGATCGCAGGCCCTTGATCTGAACGTTTGAGGGCCGGCCTGCTATCAGACTACAACGGCCGCTTCAATCCAAACCGCCTCATCAACCCCTTCTGTAGCAAACCGGCAGGAAGCCAGGTTGCCATCAACGGCAATGCGCGACTGCCATTGCCCAGGCGCAGCAGGCGGGGTGGCTTGGGTTGCTGAATGGCCTTGAGCAACGCGGCGGCGAACTCGCGGGTAGGGGTCGGGTTGTCCTGGGATGCCTTGGCGCGGGCTCGGATGCCATCGCGCAGGGGCCACCAGGGCGATTGTTCGCTGATCAACTGCTCGGCTTCATGGCCGGCATTCTTGGCGAAACTGGAGGCAATGGCGCCGGGCTGCACCTCCATGACGCGGATGCCGAACGGCGCCAATTCCATGCGCAATGCGTCGCTCAGGGCATGCACGGCTGCCTTGGAGGCGCAGTAGGCGCCGGCAAATGGCGTGACCAGCACACCGGACACGCTGCCAATCCCTTGGCCCGGCGCAGCACAGGAAAGAGTGCGCGGGTCACGCCGACGATGGCGAACACGTTGGTTTCGAACTGGCGCTGCATGGCCGGCACGCCGCCATCCAGCAGCGGGCCCATGGCGCCGTAACCGGCGTTGTTGACCAGCACGTCGAGGCCGCCGTGTTGCTGGTTGATTCGTTCGCCTAGCTGTTCCAGCGCCGGGCCGTCGTTAACGTCCAGTTGCACGGCGGTGAACCCGGCGGCGTTGAGTTGCGCCACGTCCTCGGATTTTCGTGCGCTGGCCCAGACCTGGTAGCCGGCGGCCTTGAAGGCGTCGGCGAGGGCGCGGCCGATGCCGCTGGAACATCCGGTAATCAACGCAACGGGCATGGCGTGTTCCTTGTGCAAGCAGGTGGGAGGAAGATCAGTTGGCGAAGCTACCTTGCAATCGCTCGGCGCGAAACTCCAGGGTTTGCGGACGATAGCCGGGACGCAGCGGCGGGATTGGCAAGCAGTCCTGCCAGTCGGCACCGGGCTGCAAGTCGCCCGGGCCGCGATAACGCGGTGAACTGTAGAGATTGTCGGCCAGGTTGATGCTATCGCCGGGCGCGTAAGCTGCGATGCGCCAGCGCAGCTCCGTCAACGGCGCGTCGTTGCCATTGCGGATTTTCAGGCGCAACGGCCGATCAGCAGGGCAATGTTCGGGGGCGTAGGCAATCTGCAGGTCCAGGCGGGCCAGTTGCCGGGTCTCGCGGCTTTCTTCCCAGAGCACCCACGCCGCCACCAGCCCCAGCCCGACGAAGGCCGCCAGGGACACCGGCAAGGCCTTGGCCGGGTAGCGCAACAGCAGGATGAGCCAGGTGATGACCAGCACGACGCCGATAAGCATGTTCGAAACCTCCGTTCCGGTTGCCACATCCTACCGAAGGGCGCGGGCGATGGATATTCATGCGCCCAGCACCGTCCGTCGTGACTGTCATCTATGACAGTAGGCAATTGCGTCTTCCGCT
This genomic interval from Pseudomonas alvandae contains the following:
- a CDS encoding DUF1656 domain-containing protein produces the protein MPREIAFHGVYMPTMTLMFFIAAGLAWALDRFLSGLDLYRFFWHPALLRLSLFTCLFGALALTVYR
- a CDS encoding LysR family transcriptional regulator; its protein translation is MDTLQNMRAFSCVAEAGSFTAAAAQLDTTTANVSRAVSNLEAHLQTRLLNRTTRRIALTEAGKRYLLRCEQILAYVEEAEAEASDAHARPAGQLKVHTMTGIGQHFVIDAIARYRKTHPDVTFDLTLANRVPDILDEGYDVSIVLASELPDSGFVSQRLGITYSIVCASPGYVKASGCPQKPSDLLNHACLRLVSPVIPLEKWVFDGPEGQEMVTINSSPFLVNSADAMKTAITSGMGVGVLPVYAAIEGLRNGTLVRVMPNYRSQELNLYAIYPSRQYLDAKIKTWVEYLRGSLPEILAAHQAELTAYELSGSLTGARVAN
- a CDS encoding FUSC family protein; this translates as MTYLLWLYRLEWRRGFFDWARSDGVTWVYIFKVLLAAFLTLWLAMRLELPQPRTAMITVFIVMQPQSGQVFAKSFYRLLGTLAGSAVMVALIALFAQNTELFLGCLAIWVGICSAGAARYRNFRAYGFVLAGYTAAMIGLPALAHPEGAFMAAVWRVLEISLGILCATAVSAAILPQTASAAMRNALYQRFGVFALFVTDGLRGRSQPEAFEARNVGFIAEAVGLEGLRSVTVFEDPHMRRRNGRLSRLNSEFMSLTTRFNALHQLLERLRTGAADSVVSAIKPGLQNLAELLDGFSARALTDADAARLAAALADYKADLPAQVRRLRAQFQETEPSDAQQLDFHTAYELLYRFVEDLHGYAQTHASLAEHRHERERWDEPFVSQTNGLAAAASGFRAAFILLVLGSYWVATAWPSGATMTMIAAATVGLSAATPNPKRMAFQMACGTLVGALVGFVEMFFVFPLIDGFPLLCVMLAPVIMLGSFLSSRPQHAGVGLGLLIFFSTGSVPDNLAVYNPYTFINDYIAMILGMLVCAAAGAIILPPNSRWMWRRLEQDLREQVVFAISGKLKGLASGFESSSRDLLHQAYGLAAGQPRVQRNLLRWMFVVLEIGHAIIELRKEQATLPVHPAYAESQPWRQAIRVMGRALVRLFRQPSQSNLERALVAVDHAIGRVQATDEPFAPHFDTSALRRVKSYLHFIRTSLLDPQSPLAAYTTPPPQELEHAP
- a CDS encoding efflux RND transporter periplasmic adaptor subunit, with protein sequence MKKLFSLLATLLVLALALWIGRTLWVHYMNTPWTRDGRVRADIINVAADVSGEVVEVPVRDNQLVKKGDLLMRIDPEHYRIAVKQARSLVASRKATWEMRKVNAHRRADLDSLVISRENRDDASNIADSALADYQQAQAQLEAAELNLARTEVRAAVDGYVTNLNVHRGDYARMGEAKMAVVDMNSFWVYGFFEETKLPKVRVGDSAQLQLMSGEVLKGHVESISRGIYDRDNPESRELIADVNPTFNWVRLAQRVPVRIHLDEVPDGVLLAAGMTCTVVVEPPVGR
- a CDS encoding efflux transporter outer membrane subunit; the encoded protein is MPRCISRELKTLSVWVLTLTISGCIGTGGIAAQGEALSPNQLATDEAIREAARDAHWPSRQWWKAYGDPQLDRWIEQAVQDSPSLAMATARVRQARAMAGVAEAAESLQINGEATLKRHNWPTDQFYGPGELANTTTWDNNAGLGLSYALDLWGRERNASEQAVDLAHVSAAEARQAQLELQNNIVRAYIQFSLHYAQRDIVAATLRQQEQILELAQKRLDGGIGTHFEVSQAQAPLPETHRQLDALDEAIALSRNQLAALAGKGPGDGAGLQRPTLALGTPLKLPSALPAELLGQRPDVVAGRWQVAAQARGIDVARAGFYPNVDLVGSLGYMATGGGALEFLTGKKLTYNVGPAISLPIFDGGRLRSQLGEAAAGYDIAVAHYNQTLVTALKSISDQLIRRESMDKQQAFAAESVAAAQRTYDIAMVAFQRGLTDYLNVLNAQSLLFKQQQVQQQVEAARLSAHADLVTALGGGLEAGNDTADLSHAPWRGSLLPLDCAAVPSGGCCAPKREQAPSPRC